In Zalophus californianus isolate mZalCal1 chromosome 4, mZalCal1.pri.v2, whole genome shotgun sequence, the following proteins share a genomic window:
- the LOC113914559 gene encoding 40S ribosomal protein S27-like — protein sequence MASNRGTAEKHNDHSLSLRHKQLTDARRLLARDLLYLSLEKKKHKKKQPVQSPHSYFMDVKCPHCYKITPVFSHAQMVVTCVVGCSTVLCQPTGGKVRLTEGCSSFRRKQH from the exons ATGGCTAGCAATAGGGGCACAGCAGAGAAACATAACGATCACTCTCTCTCCCTGCGCCACAAGCAGCTGACAGATGCACGCAG GCTTTTGGCTAGAGATTTACTATACCTgtccttggaaaagaaaaaacataaaaagaaacagcCAGTTCAAAGCCCACATTCCTATTTTATGGATGTAAAATGTCCACATTGTTACAAGATCACCCCGGTTTTCAGCCATGCTCAGATGGTGGTTACTTGTGTAGTAGGCTGTTCAACAGTGTTGTGCCAGCCAACAGGAGGAAAGGTCAGACTCACAGAAGGGTGTTCTTCATTTAGAAGAAAGCAACACTAA